Genomic window (Longimicrobiales bacterium):
GCTTCGGCGAATTCTCCTGTCGCGGTCAGTGCGCTGCCCAGGGCGGAGGCAGTGACGGCAGTGTAGAGATGGTCCTCTCCCATCTGCGCACGCATTGTGGCGAGCGCTTCCCGCAGCATCTCCACGGCCTGGTCGGCAGCGCCGGCCTCGTAGCGGTTGAGGCCGTAGTTGCGCAGCAGCAGCGCGGTGTTGGGATTGTCGCGCCCCAGTGACGCGTCGTGCGCGCGAAGCGATGCCTCGTAGAAGGGAACGGCTGCGTCGAACCGGCCGAGCTCGTCGTACAGTCCGGCGATGTTCTGCAGGTAGATGCCGGTCTCGGGGTGGTGCTCGCCCAGCGTGGCCCGTGCGATCCTCACGGCCTCGTGGTAGATCGGTTCTGCCTCTTCCAGACGGCCGGCGTAATGGATGCTCGAGGCGAGGTTGTTGAGCGTTGCGGCGAGACGCGCATGATTTGCACCGAGGTAGGTGCGCTCGAGGGCGACAGTCTCGGTGAAGACGTCGGCAGCCGCATCGAAGTCGGACGTGGAGTGG
Coding sequences:
- a CDS encoding tetratricopeptide repeat protein, with the translated sequence HSTSDFDAAADVFTETVALERTYLGANHARLAATLNNLASSIHYAGRLEEAEPIYHEAVRIARATLGEHHPETGIYLQNIAGLYDELGRFDAAVPFYEASLRAHDASLGRDNPNTALLLRNYGLNRYEAGAADQAVEMLREALATMRAQMGEDHLYTAVTASALGSALTATGEFAEARRLLVSARTSLEAQLPPDHYLLLSVLRELGRHYMSTGMYEAAEPLLQTAYTGYVEQYGTDNFMTRRARGLLRELYVRTGRGALAEDLDEDTDEAGGQ